In Alkalihalobacterium alkalinitrilicum, a genomic segment contains:
- a CDS encoding squalene/phytoene synthase family protein, protein MTETNELYERARDMLMKTSRTFFIPISKLPASLEEAVMSAYLCMRAIDEIEDNSELPKEVKVNLLKKLSELMKNPVQETDINALFEPYKALLPQVTLQLHDWITISPQSATSTVLHSTSRMAEGMAKWVENEWKIETKEDLNQYTFYVAGLVGVLLSDLWRWYDGTDCDEALAVGFGRGLQAVNIIRNREEDLSRGVDFFPNGWDMKDMFKYARTNLELGDIYTKELQIGPIYYFCKIPLALALGTLDAIETGSEKLTRNSVMEIVNEVVAE, encoded by the coding sequence ATGACTGAAACCAATGAGTTATATGAAAGAGCAAGGGACATGTTAATGAAAACAAGTCGAACCTTTTTTATTCCGATTAGCAAATTACCGGCTTCATTAGAAGAGGCTGTAATGTCAGCTTATTTATGTATGAGAGCAATCGACGAAATCGAAGACAATTCTGAACTTCCAAAAGAGGTCAAAGTGAACTTATTGAAAAAGCTAAGCGAGCTTATGAAAAATCCAGTTCAAGAGACTGACATCAATGCCTTATTTGAACCCTATAAAGCTTTATTACCACAAGTAACCTTACAATTGCATGACTGGATTACAATTAGTCCTCAATCGGCCACTTCAACGGTTTTACATTCAACCTCAAGAATGGCTGAAGGTATGGCCAAGTGGGTTGAAAATGAATGGAAAATTGAAACTAAAGAAGATCTCAATCAATACACATTCTATGTTGCTGGATTAGTAGGAGTACTTCTTTCGGACCTTTGGAGATGGTATGACGGAACCGATTGTGATGAGGCTCTTGCCGTTGGATTTGGACGAGGGTTACAAGCGGTCAACATCATTCGAAATCGTGAAGAAGATCTTTCTAGAGGGGTAGACTTTTTTCCAAATGGCTGGGACATGAAAGATATGTTTAAATACGCTAGAACGAACTTAGAACTAGGCGACATTTATACTAAAGAGTTACAAATAGGACCGATTTATTATTTCTGTAAAATTCCACTCGCTCTTGCTTTAGGTACACTCGATGCTATTGAAACTGGATCAGAGAAACTTACAAGAAATTCCGTAATGGAAATCGTAAATGAGGTAGTAGCAGAGTAA
- a CDS encoding YuzF family protein — translation MNHYQDHQQTHSNAPKMVTLVDPYVYQTLQTVIGRTVVVQTSEGNIRGCLTDVKPDHVVVDVSGSPFFIRMQMIIWVLPQ, via the coding sequence ATGAATCATTATCAAGACCATCAGCAAACTCACTCGAACGCTCCGAAAATGGTGACACTTGTTGACCCTTATGTATATCAAACGTTACAAACGGTGATCGGTAGAACGGTTGTTGTTCAAACCTCAGAAGGTAATATTCGAGGTTGTTTAACGGATGTAAAGCCAGATCATGTTGTAGTGGATGTTTCTGGTTCGCCGTTCTTTATTCGAATGCAAATGATTATTTGGGTATTACCACAATAA
- a CDS encoding manganese catalase family protein, with protein MIIRFDKMLIDLPRPEYADPNGASAVQELLGGKFGEMSTLNNYMYQSFNFRNKKKFKPFYDLVASITAEEFGHVQLVSNTINIMLTNTTFPGDPDIAPMQTAKDLRFHHHFIDTAQTSKPADSHGRPWTGDNVFNSGNLLLDLIHNFFLECGARTHKMRVYEMTENPTAREMIGYLLVRGGVHIVAYAKAIEVITGVNMTKMLPVPDLSNRAFETAQKFEDEGIHTKLYTWSPTDFRDINKIWKGTHPEDGKPLEVVIGAPEGAPTPDFEEVPEEFAPGISAEDYQEIVKRLMRSAGL; from the coding sequence ATGATTATACGATTTGATAAAATGTTAATAGACTTACCAAGGCCTGAATATGCCGATCCTAACGGTGCATCAGCGGTTCAAGAGTTACTGGGTGGGAAATTTGGCGAAATGTCAACTCTAAATAACTATATGTATCAATCTTTTAACTTCCGGAATAAAAAGAAGTTTAAACCTTTTTATGATTTGGTAGCGAGTATCACAGCTGAGGAATTCGGGCATGTCCAATTGGTCTCGAATACGATTAATATTATGTTGACGAACACGACATTTCCAGGAGATCCAGATATTGCACCGATGCAAACGGCAAAAGATTTGCGATTTCATCATCACTTTATAGATACAGCACAAACATCAAAACCAGCAGATTCACATGGTCGTCCATGGACTGGAGATAACGTATTTAATAGTGGGAACCTCTTATTAGATTTAATTCATAACTTTTTCTTAGAGTGTGGTGCAAGAACACATAAAATGCGTGTTTATGAAATGACCGAAAATCCAACTGCGAGGGAAATGATCGGTTATTTACTGGTTCGTGGTGGTGTTCATATTGTTGCTTATGCAAAGGCAATCGAAGTTATTACAGGTGTAAATATGACAAAGATGCTGCCAGTTCCTGATTTAAGTAACCGTGCTTTTGAAACTGCACAGAAGTTTGAAGATGAAGGCATTCATACGAAGTTATATACATGGAGCCCTACAGACTTCCGAGATATTAATAAAATTTGGAAGGGTACACACCCAGAAGATGGAAAACCATTAGAAGTAGTCATAGGTGCACCTGAAGGAGCACCGACACCTGATTTTGAAGAAGTGCCAGAAGAATTTGCACCTGGTATTTCAGCTGAAGATTATCAAGAGATTGTTAAGCGACTCATGCGATCTGCGGGATTATAA
- a CDS encoding DNA ligase D has protein sequence MSTTERSEPMKKPMSPTLSFDTPIDSKWKYEIKYDGYRCLLKWSNTEFILISKNGRILNEQFPELVQASQNIQASIENLFPIELDGEIVVLENELKGDFEAIQRRGRLRNEETIVTEAKSRPVTLCLFDLLEIKGKSLKNEPYLTRKEKLFNLFEKSNLKTETVFKYIPACDSFSTIWEQVLQHDSEGVIAKLDHSKWENGRTRSWLKIKNYKKLSCFITAYEKENGYFHVSLWNHGQIVPIGLFKHGLSIDEEKALVQTIKKNKTSVDKQFIYVEPSICIEVKYLQFYKEQLREPFFERFRLDLSYIDCTVDQTNPKQELHYDVEITSPEKVYWKSLSFTKKEYIDYIKQVSPFFLPFLKDRHLTVVRYPNGIEGEAFFQKNIPDYAPAFVNSFEYEGINYIVCQSIKTLLWLGNQGAIEFHIPFQTIHSHQPREILFDLDPHSVEDFQVAVKGALMIRDVCDQLGLQPFVKTSGGKGIQVHLPLKEEKYTFTETRIFTSFVADYLISKEPDLFTVERMKKNRGKRLYVDYIQHAEGKTIIAPYSARGRKEATVATPLFWDEVNEQLNPTHFTIDTIIDRLNTKGCPFANYFQVDQPLKQVIEFLSKKQ, from the coding sequence ATGAGTACAACAGAAAGGAGCGAACCGATGAAAAAACCGATGAGTCCAACATTATCATTTGATACCCCAATAGATTCAAAGTGGAAATATGAAATCAAATATGATGGATATCGTTGCTTGCTAAAATGGAGTAATACAGAGTTCATACTTATAAGTAAAAATGGTCGAATATTAAATGAGCAATTTCCAGAACTCGTTCAAGCAAGTCAAAACATTCAGGCATCCATTGAAAACCTTTTCCCAATTGAATTAGACGGTGAAATTGTTGTTCTTGAAAACGAATTGAAAGGAGATTTTGAGGCAATCCAAAGGCGTGGTAGACTACGGAATGAAGAAACCATCGTAACTGAAGCCAAAAGTCGACCTGTTACACTCTGTTTGTTTGATTTATTAGAGATAAAAGGAAAAAGTCTTAAGAACGAACCTTATCTTACTCGTAAAGAAAAGTTATTTAACTTATTTGAGAAATCTAATTTAAAAACAGAAACTGTATTTAAATATATCCCTGCCTGCGACTCGTTTTCGACCATTTGGGAACAAGTGCTTCAGCATGACAGTGAAGGTGTGATAGCAAAATTAGACCACAGTAAATGGGAAAATGGACGAACTCGATCATGGTTGAAAATTAAGAACTATAAAAAACTCAGCTGCTTTATTACTGCGTATGAAAAGGAAAACGGTTATTTTCACGTTAGCTTATGGAATCATGGACAAATTGTTCCTATTGGATTATTCAAACACGGACTAAGTATTGATGAAGAAAAAGCATTAGTCCAAACGATAAAAAAAAATAAGACAAGTGTAGACAAACAATTTATTTATGTTGAGCCCAGTATTTGTATTGAAGTTAAGTATTTACAATTTTATAAAGAACAATTAAGAGAACCTTTTTTTGAACGTTTTCGCTTGGACTTATCATATATTGACTGTACTGTAGACCAAACAAATCCTAAACAAGAACTACATTATGATGTTGAAATCACAAGCCCTGAAAAAGTGTATTGGAAATCTTTATCTTTTACAAAAAAAGAGTATATTGATTATATCAAACAAGTTTCACCTTTTTTCTTACCTTTTTTAAAAGATCGTCACCTTACCGTCGTTCGTTATCCAAACGGAATTGAAGGGGAAGCTTTTTTTCAAAAAAATATACCCGACTACGCCCCAGCTTTTGTAAATTCATTTGAATATGAAGGGATTAACTACATCGTTTGCCAATCGATTAAAACTTTACTCTGGTTAGGAAATCAAGGGGCTATTGAATTTCACATTCCATTTCAAACTATTCACTCCCATCAACCGAGGGAAATTTTATTTGACCTAGATCCCCATTCTGTTGAGGATTTTCAAGTTGCTGTTAAAGGTGCATTAATGATTAGAGACGTATGTGATCAACTCGGATTACAACCATTTGTTAAAACATCTGGTGGAAAAGGGATACAGGTTCATTTACCTTTAAAAGAAGAAAAATATACGTTTACGGAAACTAGAATTTTTACTTCGTTTGTAGCCGATTACCTTATCTCTAAAGAGCCTGACTTATTTACAGTGGAACGAATGAAAAAGAACCGTGGAAAACGATTGTATGTTGATTATATACAACATGCAGAGGGAAAAACGATTATCGCCCCCTATTCTGCAAGGGGCCGAAAAGAAGCAACTGTTGCAACTCCTTTATTTTGGGATGAAGTTAATGAACAGTTAAACCCTACCCATTTTACAATAGACACAATCATCGATCGTTTAAATACAAAAGGTTGTCCATTTGCAAATTACTTTCAGGTTGACCAACCATTAAAGCAAGTTATCGAGTTTTTAAGTAAAAAGCAATGA
- a CDS encoding Ku protein, translating to MHTVWRGSISFGLVNIPIKLHAATENKDIKLRNLHAECKSPLKYEKTCPVCEKEVENDEIVKAYEYAKNKFVILDEEELEQLKKENEDKAVEIIDFVKLEEIDPIYFERSYFIAPSEGGTKAYTLLRKALEDSGKIGVAKIIIRSKENLAIVRVYKNTLVMETIHYPDEVRNVADVPNVPSSDDVTEKELDTAKMLIDQLTTEFDPEKYHDEYRNALMELIEKKKGAEQTVTAADKKATTTGNVTDLMAALQASIDKTKKPSAKPATKKKATKMKKNA from the coding sequence ATGCACACGGTTTGGCGAGGTAGCATTAGCTTTGGTTTAGTAAATATACCTATAAAACTCCATGCAGCAACTGAAAATAAAGATATTAAATTACGAAATCTACACGCGGAATGTAAATCTCCATTAAAATACGAAAAAACATGTCCAGTTTGTGAAAAAGAAGTTGAAAATGATGAGATTGTTAAAGCGTATGAATATGCGAAAAATAAATTTGTCATTCTTGATGAGGAGGAGCTAGAACAGTTAAAGAAGGAAAACGAAGATAAAGCCGTCGAAATCATTGACTTTGTAAAACTAGAAGAAATTGATCCAATATATTTTGAGCGAAGTTATTTTATTGCACCGAGTGAAGGAGGTACGAAAGCGTACACGCTATTACGAAAAGCACTTGAAGATTCTGGGAAAATTGGTGTAGCGAAAATTATTATTCGTTCTAAGGAAAATTTAGCAATAGTTCGTGTTTATAAAAACACGCTTGTGATGGAGACGATTCATTACCCAGACGAAGTTCGAAATGTTGCAGATGTACCGAATGTTCCAAGTAGTGATGACGTAACCGAAAAAGAATTAGACACAGCCAAAATGTTAATAGACCAACTAACGACCGAGTTTGACCCTGAGAAATATCATGATGAATATCGTAATGCGTTGATGGAATTAATTGAAAAGAAAAAGGGTGCAGAGCAAACGGTTACAGCTGCAGATAAAAAAGCAACTACGACTGGCAACGTAACAGACCTTATGGCTGCACTTCAAGCTTCGATTGATAAAACAAAAAAGCCCTCAGCAAAACCAGCAACGAAAAAGAAGGCCACAAAAATGAAAAAGAATGCATAG
- a CDS encoding HAD family hydrolase has protein sequence MLKAVIFDLDDTLLWDKKSVAESFKATCQVAVDKYGVDIHHFEEAVREAARQLYSNYETYEFTKMIGINPFEGLWGNFGDKINVNFRKMKEIVPQYRTDAWTAGLKALGIDDPAFGAELGELFAKKRRTLPFIYEDTFTLLEELKKDYQLLLLTNGSPELQNEKLDMTPELVPYFDHIIISGAFGRGKPDPAIFEHCLYLTELTKDQAVMVGDNLHTDIIGSNRIGMKNVWINRDDKDIVDDIYPTHTIKELSELPKLLQKI, from the coding sequence ATGCTAAAGGCAGTCATTTTTGACTTAGATGATACATTGCTGTGGGATAAAAAAAGTGTCGCTGAATCCTTTAAAGCGACGTGCCAAGTTGCAGTTGATAAGTATGGTGTAGACATTCATCATTTTGAAGAAGCTGTGAGAGAAGCGGCTCGTCAATTATATAGTAATTACGAAACGTATGAATTTACTAAAATGATTGGAATTAACCCCTTTGAAGGATTATGGGGAAATTTTGGTGATAAAATAAATGTTAACTTTCGGAAAATGAAAGAAATTGTACCGCAATATCGTACAGATGCATGGACAGCTGGGTTAAAAGCATTAGGAATTGATGATCCAGCATTCGGTGCTGAGCTTGGGGAATTATTCGCAAAAAAAAGAAGGACATTACCTTTTATATATGAAGATACGTTCACTTTATTAGAGGAACTAAAAAAAGATTACCAACTTCTATTACTAACTAACGGTTCTCCTGAATTACAAAACGAAAAACTTGATATGACACCAGAACTTGTTCCTTATTTTGATCACATTATTATCTCGGGTGCTTTCGGTCGAGGGAAACCTGATCCAGCGATTTTTGAACACTGCCTATATTTGACAGAATTAACGAAGGACCAAGCAGTGATGGTCGGTGATAATTTACATACTGACATCATCGGTTCCAATCGTATTGGGATGAAAAATGTCTGGATTAATCGTGATGATAAAGACATCGTTGACGACATTTACCCAACGCATACAATCAAAGAATTATCCGAGCTTCCAAAGCTATTACAAAAGATTTAA
- the splB gene encoding spore photoproduct lyase encodes MIKPFVPQLVYIEPQALEFQLGKELKDKFEKMGLEIRETTSHNQVRNIPGDNDLQKYRNAKSTLVVGVRRTLKFDTSKPSAEYAIPLATGCMGHCHYCYLQTTMGSKPYIRTYVNTDEIFAAAQKYMDERAPEITRFEASCTSDIVGIDHLTHSLKRAIEFFGKSDFGKLRFVTKFHHVDHLLDAEHNGQTRFRFSINADFIIKNFEPGTSPLQQRIEAAAKVAKAGYPLGFIVAPIYIHEGWQEGYKKLFITLNETLPLEAKKDVTFELIQHRFTKPAKRVIEKNYPMTKLELDEEKRKYKWGKYGIGKYVYQTDEQEQLKETLYGYIHEYFPDAKIEYFT; translated from the coding sequence ATGATTAAACCATTCGTTCCACAACTTGTATATATTGAACCTCAAGCACTTGAATTTCAGCTTGGGAAAGAACTTAAGGACAAGTTTGAAAAAATGGGGTTAGAAATACGCGAAACAACTTCCCACAATCAAGTTCGTAACATCCCTGGTGACAATGATTTACAAAAGTATCGCAACGCCAAATCCACTCTAGTTGTTGGTGTAAGACGGACGTTAAAATTCGATACTTCAAAGCCTTCAGCCGAATACGCAATTCCATTAGCAACGGGGTGTATGGGCCATTGTCATTATTGTTATTTACAAACCACCATGGGAAGTAAACCATACATTCGAACGTATGTGAATACAGATGAAATCTTTGCAGCAGCGCAAAAATACATGGACGAACGTGCTCCAGAAATCACGCGGTTTGAAGCTTCATGTACATCAGATATCGTTGGTATTGACCATCTAACTCATTCACTTAAACGAGCGATCGAGTTTTTTGGAAAATCTGATTTCGGTAAATTGCGCTTTGTGACCAAATTTCATCATGTAGATCACCTTCTCGATGCTGAGCATAATGGACAAACCCGCTTTCGTTTTAGTATCAATGCAGATTTTATCATTAAAAACTTTGAACCTGGGACTTCTCCTTTACAACAACGGATCGAAGCGGCTGCAAAAGTCGCTAAAGCTGGTTATCCTTTAGGGTTTATCGTTGCCCCTATTTACATTCATGAAGGATGGCAAGAAGGTTATAAAAAATTGTTTATTACATTAAACGAGACTTTACCGCTAGAAGCGAAAAAAGACGTTACATTTGAATTAATTCAGCATCGATTTACAAAACCAGCCAAACGCGTAATTGAGAAAAATTATCCAATGACAAAGCTTGAGTTGGATGAAGAAAAGCGAAAATATAAATGGGGGAAATACGGAATTGGAAAGTATGTATATCAAACAGATGAACAGGAACAATTGAAAGAAACTTTATATGGTTATATTCATGAATATTTTCCTGATGCTAAAATTGAGTACTTCACATAA
- a CDS encoding transcriptional regulator SplA domain-containing protein: protein MNIRDLQEGDSVYVIYRNPHTQNVATIQEATITSNPENPNELSLFMYDTYYPLSDEYAMYQTPDEAEQMYEYYFGPTM from the coding sequence ATGAATATACGCGACTTACAAGAGGGCGATTCTGTATATGTCATTTATCGCAACCCCCATACACAAAATGTGGCAACCATACAAGAAGCGACAATAACATCAAACCCTGAAAACCCAAACGAACTCTCCCTTTTCATGTATGATACATATTACCCTTTATCGGATGAATATGCGATGTACCAAACACCAGACGAAGCGGAACAAATGTATGAATATTATTTTGGCCCTACAATGTAG
- a CDS encoding DUF6501 family protein, which translates to MIHQTWSESETIKKVKCVHTNAKKYMVDRALTAEKVYDVKNETEEFYFVVDNTGKVGGYYKDYFQEA; encoded by the coding sequence ATGATCCATCAAACTTGGAGCGAAAGCGAAACGATTAAAAAAGTAAAATGTGTACATACAAATGCAAAAAAATATATGGTAGACCGTGCGTTAACTGCTGAAAAGGTCTACGATGTGAAAAACGAAACAGAGGAGTTTTACTTTGTTGTCGATAACACAGGTAAAGTAGGCGGTTACTACAAAGATTATTTTCAAGAGGCTTAA
- a CDS encoding CobW family GTP-binding protein: MKQTEIYILSGFLGSGKTTLLKTLLQYEKQAGRKVGVVMNEIGKVSIDSTAISKDLPLKELLDGCVCCTIIDQFEEQLRKLLEENDLDAIYIETTGAAHPLEVYDACMSPSLATKIYMRGIITLVDLTLWTKQHTLDQVVGELIWEQIKHADLLLLNKSDLISESEQASTLYTIQSINPKAFAVFTTYADINPAFVNGISLQEKEKTSKLTIDQLTLQTFVYTFQQPISHEKFEQFILTLPSSFYRIKGFVRFIESNMLYSFQYSNGQPILLPDMMDYPTTLVFIGTQLDKISLEQSLEKLVETRLNDMNDKH, encoded by the coding sequence ATGAAACAAACGGAAATTTACATATTATCAGGGTTTTTAGGTAGCGGAAAAACAACATTATTGAAAACATTGCTTCAGTATGAAAAACAGGCTGGGCGAAAAGTCGGAGTCGTTATGAACGAAATTGGCAAAGTCTCCATTGACAGTACTGCAATTTCTAAAGACTTGCCTTTGAAAGAACTACTCGATGGTTGTGTCTGTTGTACGATCATTGATCAATTTGAGGAGCAACTGAGGAAACTTCTTGAAGAAAACGATCTTGATGCCATTTATATTGAAACTACAGGGGCAGCACATCCTTTAGAAGTATATGATGCGTGTATGTCACCTTCCTTAGCTACGAAAATTTACATGCGGGGAATTATTACCCTTGTCGACTTGACACTTTGGACGAAGCAACATACTCTTGACCAAGTTGTTGGCGAACTTATTTGGGAACAAATTAAGCATGCAGACTTATTGCTTTTAAATAAAAGCGATCTTATTAGTGAAAGTGAACAAGCATCTACCCTTTATACTATTCAATCGATTAACCCTAAAGCATTCGCTGTTTTTACAACTTATGCTGATATTAACCCTGCTTTCGTCAATGGCATTTCATTACAGGAAAAAGAAAAGACATCAAAGCTGACGATCGACCAGTTAACATTACAAACCTTTGTCTATACATTCCAACAACCGATTAGTCATGAAAAATTTGAACAATTTATTTTAACTCTACCGTCTTCATTCTATCGCATTAAAGGATTTGTTCGCTTTATCGAGTCAAACATGCTTTACTCGTTTCAATATTCAAATGGACAACCCATTTTATTACCAGATATGATGGACTACCCAACCACATTAGTCTTTATAGGTACACAGCTAGACAAAATCAGCCTCGAGCAATCGTTAGAAAAACTTGTAGAAACACGTTTAAATGACATGAATGACAAGCATTGA
- a CDS encoding site-2 protease family protein, which yields MTFYEIFLLLKFILAIYFILFIHKWGHYCFAWFTRLRVLEFNVGRGPILYRRTINNCYWSFHLFPISGKVKVHREQFQRSNFLIKLGFFLAGASANLLIYLLCYGYFSYLQTEVFFKGVAQALKGIYHLLLLIPTIKVTTIYSPERDLVGQLELYQSLAQLMDSVVLGLALLSLLYAMINLLPIPGLDGGRIILLFLEEIGFWLGIKEQLVQKFVKACLVAGTLILFSPYIINNLWSISIELGFTFIELSIWICLFISIFMNLQIYLKEQEVIKKR from the coding sequence ATGACATTTTACGAAATCTTCCTACTCCTAAAATTTATTTTAGCGATTTATTTTATCCTATTCATTCATAAGTGGGGGCACTATTGTTTTGCCTGGTTCACTCGATTAAGAGTTTTAGAATTTAATGTAGGGCGTGGGCCAATATTGTATCGAAGGACCATTAACAATTGCTATTGGTCTTTTCATCTATTTCCAATCAGCGGAAAAGTAAAAGTACATCGAGAACAATTTCAACGTTCCAACTTTCTTATTAAACTAGGATTTTTTTTAGCTGGAGCTTCAGCAAATCTACTCATTTATTTGCTTTGTTATGGTTATTTTAGTTACTTACAAACTGAGGTTTTCTTTAAAGGTGTGGCTCAAGCGTTAAAAGGAATTTATCACCTTTTACTTCTAATACCAACAATTAAAGTAACTACCATCTATTCCCCTGAACGTGATCTAGTTGGACAACTCGAGTTGTACCAGTCACTCGCTCAACTCATGGATAGTGTTGTTTTAGGTTTAGCACTTCTAAGTTTACTTTATGCAATGATTAATCTCCTCCCTATACCTGGCTTAGATGGTGGACGAATTATATTACTGTTTCTTGAAGAAATCGGCTTTTGGCTCGGTATTAAAGAGCAATTAGTGCAGAAATTTGTGAAAGCCTGCCTAGTCGCAGGAACACTTATACTTTTCTCACCTTATATCATTAATAATTTATGGTCGATTAGTATAGAACTCGGCTTTACGTTCATCGAGTTAAGCATATGGATTTGTTTATTTATTAGTATTTTTATGAATTTGCAAATCTACCTTAAGGAACAAGAAGTAATTAAAAAACGATGA
- a CDS encoding YpiB family protein encodes MSKWVSTNEKKAFLLWFLENHRLKKADARRLLEVLIKNFHLLENVHFTDELRPTRRTVVISSINSDEIGFKYYQSGRVYEEVAVAYSEIMNNPTEPVYLLIHFYGKLNNHRYLQLIENKAIDNIRRYEYYEKVAKKADQIIEQSLVQNQKEMLLRQIDKALDEKNEELFKQLVQQLQNDE; translated from the coding sequence ATGAGCAAATGGGTTTCTACAAACGAAAAAAAGGCTTTCTTACTATGGTTTTTAGAAAACCATCGGTTAAAAAAAGCTGATGCAAGAAGATTGCTTGAAGTATTAATTAAGAACTTCCACTTATTAGAGAATGTTCATTTTACAGATGAATTAAGGCCCACACGACGAACGGTCGTTATTTCTAGCATAAATTCTGATGAAATCGGTTTTAAATACTATCAATCTGGTAGAGTGTATGAAGAAGTAGCTGTCGCCTATAGTGAAATTATGAATAATCCGACTGAACCAGTATATCTTCTAATCCATTTTTATGGAAAGCTAAACAATCATCGTTACTTACAACTTATTGAGAATAAAGCAATCGACAATATTAGGCGCTATGAATATTATGAAAAAGTAGCAAAAAAAGCTGATCAGATAATCGAGCAATCATTAGTTCAAAATCAAAAAGAAATGTTATTACGTCAAATTGATAAAGCTCTTGATGAAAAAAATGAAGAGCTCTTTAAACAGCTCGTTCAGCAATTACAGAACGATGAATAA